The Takifugu rubripes chromosome 7, fTakRub1.2, whole genome shotgun sequence genome has a segment encoding these proteins:
- the snip1 gene encoding LOW QUALITY PROTEIN: smad nuclear-interacting protein 1 (The sequence of the model RefSeq protein was modified relative to this genomic sequence to represent the inferred CDS: deleted 1 base in 1 codon), translating into MTKEKRNKKRDSPERESKIKIKQERESPVRPHKTRRSRSRSNGNSSPQRTSRTRDRSSGRRGTPPTGRGSRSPRNRRSRSPHRPADVRVKREQEGHQASGDEQRRRNGQPEERRSRWETNREASDRPRDRGRDRDRRRERNALASQEAERQQHDERRRENRQQREENEEQNFGSTDDPPVEKEKPNFGLSGALTEDTNTFRGVVIKYNEPPEARIPKRRWRLYPFKNDEALPVMYIHRQSAYLLGRQRRIADIPIDHPSCSKQHAVFQYRLVEITRADGTSGRRVKPYIIDLGSGNGTYLNNQRIDPQRYYELKEKDVLKFGFSSREYVLLHEFSDTTEVDAKREEDDEGLDE; encoded by the exons atgacaaaagaaaagcGAAATAAGAAAAGAGATTCTCCGGAGCGGGAGTCAAAAATTAAGATaaagcaggagagggagagtcCTGTTAGGCCACACAAAACACGCCGCTCCAGGTCGAGATCCAACGGCAACTCAAGCCCACAGAGAACCAGCAG GACGAGAGACCGCTCGTCTGGTAGAAGAGGAACACCTCCGACCGGCCGAGGGAGCAGATCTCCACGGAACCGAAGGAGTCGTAGCCCCCATCGTCCTGCTGATGTCAGAGTAAAGCGG GAGCAAGAAGGGCATCAGGCCAGTGGTGATGAGCAAAGGAGAAGAAATGGGCagccagaggagagacggagtAGATGGGAGACAAACCGTGAGGCATCAGACAGACCTCGAGACAGAGGccgggacagagacagacgcAGAGAACGGAACGCGCTCGCCTCCCAGGAAGCTGAAAGACAGCAGCACGATGAGCGGCGGAgggaaaacaggcagcagcgggaagaaaatgaagaacagAATTTCGGAAGCACAGACGACCCTCCTGTTGAAAAAGAGAAACCAAACTTTGGGCTGTCGGGGGCACTAACggaagacacaaacacattccGGGGGGTGGTGATCAAATACAACGAGCCGCCTGAGGCTCGCATCCCCAAACGAAGATGGCGACTCTACCCTTTCAAGAACGATGAAGCCCTCCCGGTCATGTACATTCACAGACAGAGTGCCTATTTGCTCGGCCGACAGAGGAGAATTGCCGATATCCCCATTGAC CACCCGTCCTGTTCCAAACAACACGCAGTTTTCCAGTACAG gctggTGGAGATTACGCGTGCAGATGGGACCTCTGGACGCAGGGTCAAGCCTTATATCATCGACCTGGGCTCTGGCAATGGCACCTACCTGAACAACCAGCGAATAGACCCTCAGCGCTATTATGAGCTCAAAGAAAAAGATGTCCTCAAGTTTGGCTTCAGCAGTCGCGAATACGTCCTCTTGCACGAGTTCTCAGACACAACCGAGGTGGACGCCAAGCgtgaagaggatgatgagggtCTGGATGAATAA